A single Cucumis melo cultivar AY chromosome 4, USDA_Cmelo_AY_1.0, whole genome shotgun sequence DNA region contains:
- the LOC103494904 gene encoding 3-ketoacyl CoA thiolase 1, peroxisomal-like isoform X2 — MEKALNRQKVLLQHLQPSSSSGSASLSTSVCAAGESASNSYHRTAAFGDDIVIVAANRTAICRAKKGGFKDTPAEDLLASVLKAVIEKTKLNPIEVGDIVVGTVLAPGSIRASECRMAAFCAGFPDTVSIRTVNRQCSSGLQAVADVAAAIKVGYYDIGIGAGLECMSINDIEFAVSDSPNVNGIQQARDCMLPMGITSENVAQQYGVTREEQDQAAVESHRRAAAASASGKFKDEIIPVYTKIIDPKSGVVKPVIVSVDDGIRPSTNMEILAKLKPAFKKNGCTTAGNSSQVSDGAAAVLLMKRSLAIQKGLPILGVFRSFSVVGVDPAVMGIGPAVAIPAAVKSAGLTLQDIDLFEINEAFASQYVYCCKKLKLDTEKVNVNGGAIALGHPLGATGARCVATLLSEMKRRGRDSRFGVISMCIGTGMGAAAVIERGDYVDEFCNARPSFH, encoded by the exons atggagaaGGCACTCAACAGACAGAAGGTTCTTCTTCAACATTTGCAACCCAGCTCTTCTTCTGGATCTGCTTCACTTTCT ACTTCAGTATGTGCTGCTGGAGAAAGTGCTTCAAATTCTTACCATAGAACTGCTGCTTTTGGGGATGATATTGTCATTGTAGC AGCAAATCGTACAGCAATATGCAGAGCAAAGAAAGGGGGTTTCAAGGATACTCCTGCGGAGGATCTTCTTGCATCTGTTTTAAAG GCTGTGATTGAGAAAACAAAGTTGAATCCGATTGAAGTTGGTGATATAGTAGTTGGTACAGTTTTGGCTCCTGGCTCTATAAGAGCCTCTGAGTGCAGGATGGCAGCTTTCTGTGCTGGCTTCCCTg ATACGGTAAGCATAAGAACTGTCAACCGACAGTGCTCGTCGGGACTTCAAGCAGTTGCTGATGTAGCTGCAGCCATCAAAGTTGGTTACTATGATATTG GTATTGGAGCTGGGTTGGAGTGCATGAGTATTAATGACATTGAATTTGCTGTTAGCGACAGTCCCAAC GTAAATGGCATTCAACAAGCTCGAGATTGTATGCTTCCTATGGGCATCACTTCTGAAAATGTTGCCCAACAATACGGTGTGACTAGGGAAGAGCAAGATCAAGCTGCT GTTGAATCGCATCGGCGTGCTGCTGCAGCAAGTGCCTCTGGCAAATTCAAAGATGAGATCATCCCTGTTTACACGAAG ATCATCGACCCAAAATCTGGTGTTGTGAAGCCCGTGATTGTATCTGTCGATGATGGCATACGGCCAAGCACAAACATGGAAATTTTGGCAAAGCTGAAGCCAGCTTTCAAGAAAAATGGCTGCACAACAGCAG GGAACTCTAGTCAAGTTAGTGACGGAGCTGCTGCAGTCCTTCTCATGAAAAGAAGCTTAGCTATTCAGAAGGGACTTCCTATTCTTGGTGTCTTCAG GAGTTTTTCAGTAGTTGGTGTGGATCCGGCAGTAATGGGAATTGGACCAGCTGTTGCAATTCCGGCGGCAGTTAAATCTGCTGGTCTTACTCTCCAAGATATTGAcctttttgaaattaatgag GCATTTGCATCTCAGTATGTGTATTGCTGTAAGAAACTAAAGCTTGATACTGAAAAGGTGAATGTTAATGGCGGTGCAATTGCTCTGGGCCATCCTTTGGGCGCAACTG GTGCTCGATGTGTGGCAACACTCTTGAGTGAAATGAAGCGTCGAGGAAGGGACAGCCGATTTGGGGTGATCTCCATGTGCATAG GCACAGGGATGGGCGCTGCAGCTGTGATTGAAAGAGGTGACTACGTTGATGAGTTTTGCAATGCAAGGCCAAGCTTTCACTAA
- the LOC103494904 gene encoding 3-ketoacyl CoA thiolase 1, peroxisomal-like isoform X1: protein MCKSEIERKMEKALNRQKVLLQHLQPSSSSGSASLSTSVCAAGESASNSYHRTAAFGDDIVIVAANRTAICRAKKGGFKDTPAEDLLASVLKAVIEKTKLNPIEVGDIVVGTVLAPGSIRASECRMAAFCAGFPDTVSIRTVNRQCSSGLQAVADVAAAIKVGYYDIGIGAGLECMSINDIEFAVSDSPNVNGIQQARDCMLPMGITSENVAQQYGVTREEQDQAAVESHRRAAAASASGKFKDEIIPVYTKIIDPKSGVVKPVIVSVDDGIRPSTNMEILAKLKPAFKKNGCTTAGNSSQVSDGAAAVLLMKRSLAIQKGLPILGVFRSFSVVGVDPAVMGIGPAVAIPAAVKSAGLTLQDIDLFEINEAFASQYVYCCKKLKLDTEKVNVNGGAIALGHPLGATGARCVATLLSEMKRRGRDSRFGVISMCIGTGMGAAAVIERGDYVDEFCNARPSFH, encoded by the exons ATGTGTAAA AGcgaaatagaaagaaaaatggagaaGGCACTCAACAGACAGAAGGTTCTTCTTCAACATTTGCAACCCAGCTCTTCTTCTGGATCTGCTTCACTTTCT ACTTCAGTATGTGCTGCTGGAGAAAGTGCTTCAAATTCTTACCATAGAACTGCTGCTTTTGGGGATGATATTGTCATTGTAGC AGCAAATCGTACAGCAATATGCAGAGCAAAGAAAGGGGGTTTCAAGGATACTCCTGCGGAGGATCTTCTTGCATCTGTTTTAAAG GCTGTGATTGAGAAAACAAAGTTGAATCCGATTGAAGTTGGTGATATAGTAGTTGGTACAGTTTTGGCTCCTGGCTCTATAAGAGCCTCTGAGTGCAGGATGGCAGCTTTCTGTGCTGGCTTCCCTg ATACGGTAAGCATAAGAACTGTCAACCGACAGTGCTCGTCGGGACTTCAAGCAGTTGCTGATGTAGCTGCAGCCATCAAAGTTGGTTACTATGATATTG GTATTGGAGCTGGGTTGGAGTGCATGAGTATTAATGACATTGAATTTGCTGTTAGCGACAGTCCCAAC GTAAATGGCATTCAACAAGCTCGAGATTGTATGCTTCCTATGGGCATCACTTCTGAAAATGTTGCCCAACAATACGGTGTGACTAGGGAAGAGCAAGATCAAGCTGCT GTTGAATCGCATCGGCGTGCTGCTGCAGCAAGTGCCTCTGGCAAATTCAAAGATGAGATCATCCCTGTTTACACGAAG ATCATCGACCCAAAATCTGGTGTTGTGAAGCCCGTGATTGTATCTGTCGATGATGGCATACGGCCAAGCACAAACATGGAAATTTTGGCAAAGCTGAAGCCAGCTTTCAAGAAAAATGGCTGCACAACAGCAG GGAACTCTAGTCAAGTTAGTGACGGAGCTGCTGCAGTCCTTCTCATGAAAAGAAGCTTAGCTATTCAGAAGGGACTTCCTATTCTTGGTGTCTTCAG GAGTTTTTCAGTAGTTGGTGTGGATCCGGCAGTAATGGGAATTGGACCAGCTGTTGCAATTCCGGCGGCAGTTAAATCTGCTGGTCTTACTCTCCAAGATATTGAcctttttgaaattaatgag GCATTTGCATCTCAGTATGTGTATTGCTGTAAGAAACTAAAGCTTGATACTGAAAAGGTGAATGTTAATGGCGGTGCAATTGCTCTGGGCCATCCTTTGGGCGCAACTG GTGCTCGATGTGTGGCAACACTCTTGAGTGAAATGAAGCGTCGAGGAAGGGACAGCCGATTTGGGGTGATCTCCATGTGCATAG GCACAGGGATGGGCGCTGCAGCTGTGATTGAAAGAGGTGACTACGTTGATGAGTTTTGCAATGCAAGGCCAAGCTTTCACTAA